GCTTGAGTATTTTGGACGTACGCTGTTACATCCTTCACTGTTTGGATTTTCTCAGCATCCTCATCTGGAATCTCAATATCGTACTCTTCTTCAAGAGCCATGATCAGTTCTACGATGTCGAGAGAATCTGCTCCAAGATCTTCAATGAACGAAGCCTCTGAAGTAACC
This is a stretch of genomic DNA from bacterium. It encodes these proteins:
- a CDS encoding acyl carrier protein, which produces MSNASEIEERIKSIIVEQLGVGADEVTSEASFIEDLGADSLDIVELIMALEEEYDIEIPDEDAEKIQTVKDVTAYVQNTQAAA